In Verrucomicrobiia bacterium, the DNA window GAAGCTGCCATCATTCATTATCACAATTCCGTCACGGATCTCGGCAATCTGGAGTGCGTTCTGGCTGCTGTTGGGGTTGGTCTTTGCGCGGACAGCAGCCGGAGCCTGGCCGGGTGTGCCTGGTATGTCACCAACTTGAGGAGCGGCGGGCATTGCGGGTGGTGGACCCATGGGTGGCGCGGGTGCTTGGGGCTGCATCATCTGCGGCTGAGGGGCTGCAGGCATGGGTGCGGGCGGTTGGAGTGGCGACGCTTGCCCAGGCTGTTGTTGGTAGTCTGGAGCAACCGCCGGCTGTGGGCCGTAGGCGCCATACCCCTGGGAGTTGGCGGCGTAAGGATCACCGGCTCCGTTGACGGGGCCGGTTGGTGGCTGGGCATTAGTATTTGGATCCATTGATGTCTTTTATTCCCCACCTGTACCTAGGCAGACGGACTTGCTAGTGAAGTGATATTACAACCTCATCAGAAGGTGGCTCTTTTTGGTCCTTGGCCTTGTTGGCCTGTCGGGCGATAGTTGCCACATTCAAGTCGTCATTGTTTGCAAGTTCCAGTATAGCAGGGTCGGGTCGTGCTGTCACCGGAGGCTGTGGAGGCATTTCGGCGGCTTTTTTGGCAGCCTCCCGGGCGGCTGCCTCGGCCTCTGTCTGCTGCTCGGCGAGTGGCTTGATGGTCCGCAGGTGATTCCAAACCGAGGCGGCGGGCTTGCCGGGTGCGGCGGCGTGTAGCTGTGCTAGCAGGGCTTGCTCGTCGGCTACCCCAATCTTTTTCCCCTGCACCGGCTGGGGTGGGACCATGGGTGGGGGTGTGATTGGCGCCGAGGTATCGTTGGTGCCAGGAGCTATCAGTGGGTTGCCCTGAAACGTAGCACTGCCAGGTTGGCTGGTCTGCGGCGCTCCGGCGTTGCTGTTGAGGAACCAGTAGTCTGGGGGTGGACCACCGGGGGATGTGCTCGTTGGTGCTGGGGCTTGAGCGCTCTGCTTCATGGTGTCGACAATCTGTTGTCGGTGGGCCTGACTAGAGGCGTGCATAAGCTGGTCAAGGTTTTGAGTGGTTGGATTTGTCTGTTCGTCAAACATATCCTGGGGTGCCGCTATGTCTTCTTCTACCTGTGTGAATGTCTCGGCAGCAATAAGCCGGTCCGAATCTGGAGCGGCAGCCAGGAGCGAGGGGTGGGCAAACATGCTGACATCGACGTCCTTCACTGCCCAGCCGCGCGTGTCGATAGTGCTGGCTAGAGCTTGCAGGCGGCTTTTGACTTCTGTCTGGGTAAGGTTTTTGGTGCGCGGTGCCTCGATCTTTTTAGGCGCAGTGATGGTAACGAGCTGTTGTATACCATCTTGGTTCCATATGCGCTTACGGGGTTTGATAAAAAACCGTATCTTGGC includes these proteins:
- a CDS encoding PrgI family protein, which encodes MATYKVIQDIEAEDKLLGPFSLRQFIYLLIVAVTMFLGYKLSSASVLLIIPLLPIIIFFALLAAPFGRDQSSEVWLLAKIRFFIKPRKRIWNQDGIQQLVTITAPKKIEAPRTKNLTQTEVKSRLQALASTIDTRGWAVKDVDVSMFAHPSLLAAAPDSDRLIAAETFTQVEEDIAAPQDMFDEQTNPTTQNLDQLMHASSQAHRQQIVDTMKQSAQAPAPTSTSPGGPPPDYWFLNSNAGAPQTSQPGSATFQGNPLIAPGTNDTSAPITPPPMVPPQPVQGKKIGVADEQALLAQLHAAAPGKPAASVWNHLRTIKPLAEQQTEAEAAAREAAKKAAEMPPQPPVTARPDPAILELANNDDLNVATIARQANKAKDQKEPPSDEVVISLH